TACTTGCTTGTAACTTACTAACCGGGAAACTATTAGATAAAAGTCTTCTTTTTCAGCTACAAAAGGCATGACATCAACATTAACTGGCGGATAAATTACTTCTGCTGTTCGCCGATAGCAGCGCCAAATTCGACGAGCTGTATGCTTGGAATTGGCAATAAAATAATCAACACGATTTGCTGATAATACATCCCACTGACGTAAACGATGCAATAAATATCGCGTTATCCATCCAGTTATACCCTTTCCCAATCTGCTTTGTTGCAGGTAATCAAAAGTCAAGTCCCAAGCATAACGCATGGGACTGTGACAATAACAAATATGTAATTGTTCGGGAGTGGTAATCACTCCTTTTGCTACCGCGTGCGAAGAAGATAGAATTACATCGTATTGGCGTAAATCCAATTGTTCAATCGCTAATGGCAAAAAAGGTAAGTATTTTTGGATACCATTGCGAGCATGGGGAAAGTTTTGCAGGAAAGTCGTGCCAATCTGACGCTGATATAAATAGCTTTTAGGATTGCTGGATTCAAAGTCAATCAGGGCATACAAATCCGCATTGATATGATTCAGAATCTCTTGCACAACTAGTTCTGAACCGCCAGTGGCTTTAGGTGTCAGCCATTCATGAATCAAAGCATATTTTAAGGGCACAGCTAACTTAAATAAGTGGAAAATACAGCAAACAAATTGTCAGGTTAACTGAAAAGTTTCCCTTTGCGATCGAGGAATGGAAAGCAACCCAGATTTCACCGAAGACGTATTTCTTTTAAAACAGGTTCCAGAGGGATACTACAACCTGATAACCTCAAACATGGGATTAAATACCGGGTATTAAGTATCCGGTATGGAGTAGAAATATTTTCTAGTTCTTACTTCGCAATCCCTTGACAAAAAATGACATAGGAAGTAGTAATTTATGAGAATTTTAGTTATAGGTGGCACTCGGTTCATCGGTATTTACTTAACTCAACTGTTAGTAGAACAAGGACATGAGGTAGTGCTGTTTAATCGTGGTAATCGACCTGCACCTTCATTACAGGGAGTAGGACAAATTATAGGCGATCGCACTGACCCTACTCAGTTAAAAACAAAGTTATCACAAGAAAATTTTGATGCCATTTTTGACAATAATGGGAGGGAACTTACTGATACTCAACCACTGGCAGAAATTTTCCAAGACCGCGTACAACATTTTGTATACATGAGTTCGGCTGGTGTGTATCTTAAATCTGACCAAATGCCACATATAGAAGGCGATCCTGTAGATCCTAAAAGCCGTCATCGGGGTAAGCATGAAACAGAAGCCTATCTAGCTCAAATCGGCATACCCTTTACCTCGATTCGTCCCACCTATATTTATGGGCCGCGTAATTATAACGATTTAGAAAGTTGGTTTTTTGATAGAATTGTCCGCGATCGCCCGATTCCCATCCCTGGTAACGGCTTATATATCACGCAGCTTGGTCATGTAAAAGATTTGGCAAGAGCAATGACTAAAGTGTTAGGGAATCAGCAAGCAATAGGGCAAATTTATAATGTATCAGGCGATCGCTATGTCACTTTTGATGGTTTAGCCCGTGCTTGTGCGAAAGCCACTGGCAAATCACCCGAAGCTGTGAAAATTGTTCATTATGACCCGAAAAAATTTGATTTCGGTAAACGCAAAGCCTTTCCCATGCGGGGACAGCATTTCTTTGCATCGGTGAATAAGGCTCAAACCGAATTAAGCTGGCAGCCTGAGTATGATTTGATATCTGGGCTGACTGATGCCTTTGAAAATGATTATCTAGCATCTGGGCGAAACAAAGCTGAGATTGATTTTTCTGTAGATGAAGAGATTCTACAAGCTTTGTGAGCGATAGAAAAATTTGAACTCAGATGAAGAGTGCTGAGGGGGGAATGTCACTCATTACTCAGCACTGAATAGGTAAAGGTGCAAGCTAAAACTAGCACCTCTTTGCGTAAAAATTCACCTAAGATGTATAAGACGAATAATTTGAGAAAATATGCAAACACTATTAGTCACTGGAGGAGCCGGATTTATTGGAGCGAATTTTATTCTCCAAGCGAGAAAGACGCAATGGGCTAATATAGTTAATTTAGATAAGTTAACTTATGCTAGTAACCTCCAAACCTTAGCAGAACTCCAAAACGACCCAAACTATCGTTTTATTCAAGGTGACATTGGCAACGCAGAATTAGTCAGCTACCTCTTAGAACAGTATCAGCCAGATGCAATTATTAATTTCGCTGCGGAAAGTCATGTTGACCGTTCTATCCTGAGTCCTCATGACTTCATCCAAACTAATGTTGTCGGAACATTTCAACTACTAGAAGCAAGTAGACTCTACTGGCAAACACTATCATCGCTAAGACAAGAAAAATTTCGCTTTTTGCATGTGTCTACAGATGAAGTATACGGCTCGCTCCAACTACAAGACCCAGCCTTCCGCGAAGATACGCCCTACGCACCCAATAGTCCTTACGCAGCGTCGAAAGCAGCATCCGATCATTTTGTCAGAGCTTACTATCACACTTACGGATTACCTACTTTAACAACCAATTGCTCAAACAACTACGGGCCGCGTCAGTTTCCAGAAAAACTAATTCCTTTGACTATTCTCAATGCTCTAGATGGTAAACCACTACCCATATATGGGGATGGTCAAAATATTCGCGATTGGCTTTATGTTATCGACCACTGCGAGGCTATATATCTTGTTTTGCAACAGGGGAAAGTTGGTGAAACCTATAATATTGGCGGTCTGAACGAACAAGCTAATTTAACAGTTGTGGAAAAAATTTGTGCTATTTTAGATGACTTAGCTCCCAAATCGGATTTTCATTACTCTTCTTTAATTACTTTTGTGAAAGACCGTCCCGGTCACGACAGAAGATATGCAATTGATTGTACTAAAATCAACCGCGCTCTAGGTTGGCAACCTCAAGAAAATTTTGACAGTGGATTATTAAAAACAGTTCAATGGTATCTTAATAACTCTGATTGGATCAATCAAGTGCGCTCAGGTGCTTACCAAAATTGGCTAAAAC
The genomic region above belongs to Calothrix sp. NIES-2098 and contains:
- a CDS encoding group 1 glycosyl transferase encodes the protein MPLKYALIHEWLTPKATGGSELVVQEILNHINADLYALIDFESSNPKSYLYQRQIGTTFLQNFPHARNGIQKYLPFLPLAIEQLDLRQYDVILSSSHAVAKGVITTPEQLHICYCHSPMRYAWDLTFDYLQQSRLGKGITGWITRYLLHRLRQWDVLSANRVDYFIANSKHTARRIWRCYRRTAEVIYPPVNVDVMPFVAEKEDFYLIVSRLVSYKQVSLIVRAFNQLQKPLVIIGTGPQMKYLRKIANFNIQILGWQPDDVVKKYMARAKAFVYAACEDFGIALVEAQACGTPVIAYGAGGALETVRDIRSCGDTSTGIFFNVQTEAALVEAVEKFEMYQNAFNPVYLRSHASQFSRQVFGDRYLNFVERCSKKTPFLE
- a CDS encoding 3-beta hydroxysteroid dehydrogenase/isomerase; amino-acid sequence: MRILVIGGTRFIGIYLTQLLVEQGHEVVLFNRGNRPAPSLQGVGQIIGDRTDPTQLKTKLSQENFDAIFDNNGRELTDTQPLAEIFQDRVQHFVYMSSAGVYLKSDQMPHIEGDPVDPKSRHRGKHETEAYLAQIGIPFTSIRPTYIYGPRNYNDLESWFFDRIVRDRPIPIPGNGLYITQLGHVKDLARAMTKVLGNQQAIGQIYNVSGDRYVTFDGLARACAKATGKSPEAVKIVHYDPKKFDFGKRKAFPMRGQHFFASVNKAQTELSWQPEYDLISGLTDAFENDYLASGRNKAEIDFSVDEEILQAL
- a CDS encoding dTDP-glucose 4,6-dehydratase, encoding MQTLLVTGGAGFIGANFILQARKTQWANIVNLDKLTYASNLQTLAELQNDPNYRFIQGDIGNAELVSYLLEQYQPDAIINFAAESHVDRSILSPHDFIQTNVVGTFQLLEASRLYWQTLSSLRQEKFRFLHVSTDEVYGSLQLQDPAFREDTPYAPNSPYAASKAASDHFVRAYYHTYGLPTLTTNCSNNYGPRQFPEKLIPLTILNALDGKPLPIYGDGQNIRDWLYVIDHCEAIYLVLQQGKVGETYNIGGLNEQANLTVVEKICAILDDLAPKSDFHYSSLITFVKDRPGHDRRYAIDCTKINRALGWQPQENFDSGLLKTVQWYLNNSDWINQVRSGAYQNWLKQNYENRKF